One stretch of Gopherus flavomarginatus isolate rGopFla2 chromosome 2, rGopFla2.mat.asm, whole genome shotgun sequence DNA includes these proteins:
- the TGM4 gene encoding protein-glutamine gamma-glutamyltransferase 4: MSQTAASSLKTLGVDLLQKQNACLHHTEEYHETTSLIVRRGQVFQLKLTFDRELKDNDKVVVQLSVGEKPMKSNKTLLSMDLRSGQDSQCWCANISNTSGKECLVAVTSPADAAVGKYFLSVKTARHIYNPGNKVVYVLFNPWCEADTVFMPNNTERLEYILSDTGYIYVGSLQNIVGRPWNFGQFEEDVLDSCMYLLDKSKLKQKVRKDPVIVSRAMSALVNSNDESGVLFGNWSGTYTGGTSPVAWTGSATILQKYYKTKKPIRFGQCWVFSGVLTTVMRCLGIPARSVTNFASAHDTEENLKVDIYMNEKGEILDDMTSDSVWNFHVWNDVWMKRPDLPEGFDGWQALDSTPQEISQGVFQCGPCPLKAIRSGEVYLLYDSKFVFAEVNADRVFWQVKNVNGKQKLVKLHEEAKAIGKNISTKAVGKNTREDITAQYKFPEGSPEERKAVEKACSYLNSSNLAVCKSTTPLPTLQAGIQLDVESEKVLWLGNPINLNIIVQNSSAGAWTINLVASCQLQSYTAKVKANLGSIKQTVQTEGKPVIQLPLNIAADAYMKTVTSVADELLIKVNIIAEIQETNEKLTDELTLTFQYPSLKVEMPETAKINEDFTCSFIFKNTLSIPLENCKLHVEGLGIFKMETIDQGDIMPGRIIKSQIICAPNKTGEKKIVAKLTSNQVKGISVEKMITITA, translated from the exons CCAGCAGCCTGAAGACCCTTGGAGTTGATTTGCTCCAAAAGCAAAATGCCTGTCTTCACCACACTGAGGAATATCATGAGACCACCAGTCTGATTGTGAGACGAGGGCAGGTGTTTCAGTTAAAGCTGACCTTTGACCGGGAGCTGAAAGACAATGACAAAGTGGTGGTGCAGCTCAGTGTCG GTGAGAAACCCATGAAATCCAACAAGACCCTTTTGTCGATGGACCTGAGGTCTGGGCAGGACTCCCAGTGCTGGTGTGCCAACATCTCTAACACCAGTGGGAAGGAG TGCCTGGTAGCTGTGACCAGTCCGGCAGATGCAGCTGTTGGAAAATACTTTCTGAGTGTGAAAACTGCGCGTCACATTTATAACCCTGGAAACAAAGTTGTCTACGTGTTGTTCAACCCTTGGTGTGAAG CTGACACAGTTTTCATGCCTAATAATACTGAAAGATTGGAGTACATTCTCAGTGACACAGGCTACATCTATGTTGGATCACTACAAAATATAGTTGGAAGACCCTGGAATTTTGGACAG TTTGAGGAAGATGTCTTGGACTCCTGTATGTATCTCCTGGACAAAAGTAAACTCAAGCAAAAAGTTAGAAAAGATCCTGTGATTGTGTCCAGAGCCATGTCTGCTTTG GTTAATTCCAATGATGAATCGGGAGTCCTTTTTGGGAACTGGTCAGGAACCTATACTGGCGGAACCTCCCCAGTGGCCTGGACAGGAAGCGCCACAATTTTGCAGAAATACTACAAAACAAAGAAACCCATCCGCTTTGGTCAGTGCTGGGTTTTCTCTGGAGTTCTTACTACAG TCATGCGCTGCCTGGGGATTCCAGCCAGAAGTGTGACTAACTTCGCCTCGGCTCATGATACTGAGGAAAATCTGAAAGTTGACATCTACATGAATGAAAAGGGCGAAATACTGGATGACATGACATCAGACTCTGTCTG GAATTTTCACGTGTGGAATGATGTGTGGATGAAAAGGCCAGACTTGCCCGAGGGTTTTGATGGTTGGCAGGCACTTGATTCCACCCCACAGGAAATAAGTCAAG GTGTTTTCCAGTGCGGCCCTTGTCCACTAAAAGCCATCAGAAGTGGAGAAGTCTATTTGTTGTATGACTCCAAGTTTGTGTTTGCTGAAGTGAATGCCGACAGGGTCTTCTGGCAAGTGAAGAACGTGAATGGCAAACAGAAACTTGTCAAACTGCATGAGGAGGCCAAGGCCATTGGGAAGAACATCAGCACCAAAGCTGTTGGGAAGAACACAAGGGAAGACATTACAGCACAATACAAATTCCCAGAAG GCTCTCCAGAGGAAAGGAAGGCTGTGGAAAAGGCTTGCTCCTATCTGAACTCTTCAAATTTGGCAGTTTGTAAGAGCACAACTCCTCTTCCAACCCTCCAGGCTGGGATCCAACTGGATGTAGAGAGCGAAAAAGTTTTATGGCTGGGAAATCCCATTAATTTGAACATCATTGTTCAGAACAGTTCTGCCGGTGCATGGACGATCAATCTTGTTGCTTCTTGCCAACTGCAGTCCTACACGGCGAAAGTAAAGGCCAATCTTGGATCCATCAAACAGACTGTCCAGACCGAAGGCAAACCTG TTATTCAACTCCCTCTGAATATAGCAGCTGATGCTTATATGAAGACTGTAACATCTGTTGCGGATGAACTTCTCATAAAAGTCAATATTATTGCTGAGATTCAGGAAACTAATGAAAAGCTCACTGATGAGCTAACACTAACATTCCAATACCCCTCTCTCAAGGTGGAG ATGCCAGAAACTGCAAAGATTAATGAAGATTTTACCTGCTCCTTTATCTTCAAAAATACCTTGTCTATTCCCTTGGAAAATTGCAAATTGCATGTAGAAGGACTgggcatttttaaaatggaaacaattgATCAAGG GGACATAATGCCTGGTAGGATCATTAAATCCCAAATAATATGTGCTCCAAATaaaacaggagagaaaaaaattgtaGCCAAACTGACGTCTAACCAAGTCAAAGGAATATCTGTGGAAAAGATGATTACCATCACCGCCTAG